A single Ignavibacteriales bacterium DNA region contains:
- a CDS encoding thioredoxin family protein produces MSELSLTDLMPHFRLPAVDGKTYESGDFAGKPILAVIFSCNHCPYVQAYEERIKDIQARYGAKGVQIIAINPNDSASYPEDSFEEMKKCAEEKQFNFIYLRDETQETARVFGASATPQLYVFNHERRLVYTGKIDDNWREPERVQTRYLEDALNELLEGKEVSVPETYAVGCSIKWKN; encoded by the coding sequence ATGTCAGAACTCAGCTTAACTGACCTGATGCCTCACTTCAGACTCCCCGCGGTTGACGGCAAAACATATGAATCCGGTGATTTTGCCGGAAAACCGATACTGGCAGTAATTTTCAGCTGCAACCACTGCCCCTATGTTCAGGCGTACGAGGAGAGGATAAAGGATATTCAGGCACGCTACGGGGCAAAAGGGGTGCAGATTATTGCTATCAACCCGAATGACTCTGCTTCCTATCCGGAAGACTCTTTTGAGGAAATGAAAAAGTGTGCGGAAGAAAAGCAGTTTAACTTTATCTATCTGCGCGATGAAACTCAGGAAACCGCGCGCGTATTCGGAGCATCGGCGACACCGCAGTTATATGTATTTAACCATGAACGGCGGCTGGTGTACACCGGAAAGATAGATGACAACTGGCGCGAACCGGAACGGGTGCAGACCAGATATCTTGAAGATGCATTAAACGAACTGCTTGAAGGGAAAGAAGTCTCCGTCCCCGAAACCTACGCGGTGGGGTGCAGCATAAAATGGAAAAATTAA